The following are encoded together in the Neomonachus schauinslandi chromosome X, ASM220157v2, whole genome shotgun sequence genome:
- the GPR119 gene encoding glucose-dependent insulinotropic receptor: MESSFPFGAILAVLASLIIAANVLVAVAVLLLIHKNDGVGLCFTLNLAVADTLLGVAISGLVTDQLSSPARPTQKTLCSLRMAFVTSSATASVLTVMLIAFDRYLAIKQPLRYFQIMNGFVAGACIAGLWLMSYLIGFLPLGVPIFQQTTYHGTCSFFAVFHPRFVLTLSCIGFFPALLLFVFFYCDMLKIASMHSQQIRKMEQAGAVTGAYRSPRTPSDFKAVRTVAVLIGSFTLSWSPFLITGIVQVACQKCYLYLVLERYLWLLGVGNSLLNPLIYAYWQKEVRQQLYQMALGVKKGLTSCLRLLSARDGGPEGRRENSYPAIISHSHLDG; this comes from the coding sequence ATGGAGTCATCTTTCCCATTTGGAGCCATCCTTGCTGTCCTGGCCTCCCTCATTATTGCTGCTAATGTGCTAGTGGCCGTGGCTGTGCTGTTGTTGATCCACAAGAATGATGGTGTCGGTCTCTGCTTCACCTTGAACCTGGCTGTGGCTGACACCTTGCTTGGTGTGGCTATCTCTGGCCTAGTCACAGACCAGCTCTCCAGCCCGGCTCGGCCCACACAGAAGACCCTGTGCAGCCTTCGGATGGCATTTGTTACTTCTTCCGCCACTGCCTCTGTCCTCACGGTCATGCTGATTGCCTTTGACAGGTACCTTGCCATCAAGCAACCCCTCCGCTACTTCCAGATCATGAATGGGTTCGTGGCCGGGGCCTGCATTGCCGGGCTGTGGTTGATGTCTTACCTCATTGGCTTCCTCCCACTCGGAGTCCCCATATTCCAGCAGACCACCTACCACGGTACCTGCAGCTTCTTCGCTGTGTTTCACCCACGCTTTGTGCTGACCCTCTCCTGCATTGGCTtcttcccagccctgctcctcttTGTCTTCTTCTACTGCGACATGCTCAAGATTGCCTCCATGCACAGCCAGCAGATCCGAAAGATGGAACAAGCAGGAGCCGTGACTGGGGCATACCGGTCTCCACGGACTCCCAGCGACTTCAAGGCTGTCCGCACCGTGGCTGTTCTCATTGGGAGCTTCACTCTGTCCTGGTCCCCCTTCCTTATCACTGGCATTGTGCAGGTGGCCTGCCAGAAGTGCTACCTCTACCTGGTGCTGGAACGGTACCTGTGGCTGCTCGGTGTGGGCAACTCCCTGCTCAACCCACTCATCTATGCCTACTGGCAGAAGGAGGTGCGGCAGCAGCTCTACCAGATGGCCCTGGGAGTGAAGAAGGGGCTCACCTCGTGCCTCCGCCTTCTCTCAGCCAGGGATGGTGGCCCAGAGGGGCGCAGGGAAAATTCCTATCCTGCCATTATCTCCCACTCACATCTTGATGGCTAA